One part of the Oncorhynchus clarkii lewisi isolate Uvic-CL-2024 chromosome 7, UVic_Ocla_1.0, whole genome shotgun sequence genome encodes these proteins:
- the LOC139412926 gene encoding WW domain-binding protein 4-like, whose translation MSEYWKSQPKKFCQYCKCWIADNKPSVEFHERGKNHKENVAAKIAEMQKKSIDKAKKEDRQSKEFATMEAAAQKAYEEDMKRLGIKPSGSPSQTKAQTPSPVPSQSPPRKQEKKRKPGKERMPRNESENWVEGKTGEGLTYYYNSMTGESLWDKPCGLQGKSTPSPQPGQTEISLGSAWMEAVSSDGFTYYYNTETGESSWERPADLPDGGESGSGPGPSGETVGPPGLDDPSALQPEPLSGEDSSNSTNGAGEREDSKQSTPPSDKEGEDKDGEDDDGGKGDEGAKDTLAAVPEEKEERPAVKKPRKTNPYGAWEQIQEVEEPYEKVDLQLPQVEGAACAPAELPPEPKPKFRERIITSLGDEGGPASEAGATFRKRKAENGKSSRSLRQRGDDD comes from the exons AT GTCAGAATATTGGAAGTCCCAGCCGAAGAAATTCTGCCAGTACTGCAAGTGCTGGATAGCCGACAATAAACCT AGTGTTGAGTTTCATGAACGAGGGAAGAATCACAAAGAAAATGTTGCTGCCAAAATTGCTGAG ATGCAAAAGAAGAGCATTGACAAGGCGAAGAAGGAGGATCGTCAGTCTAAAGAGTTTGCAACGATGGAGGCGGCTGCACAGAAAGCTTATGAGGAGGATATGAAAAGGTTGGGGATAAAACCATCAG GTTCCCCATCTCAAACCAAAGCCCAAACTCCAAGCCCAGTTCCATCTCAATCTCCACCTCGAAAACAAGAAAAGAAGCGAAAGCCTGGAAAGGAGAGGATGCCAAGAAACGAATCTGAGAACTGGGTGGAGGGAAAGACAGGCGAAGGACTCACATACTACTACAACTCTATGACAGGAG AATCTCTGTGGGACAAACCATGTGGGTTGCAGGGAAAGAGCACACCCTCTCCACAGCCGGGTCAAACCGAG ATCTCCTTAGGTAGTGCCTGGATGGAGGCTGTCAGTTCTGATGGATTTacatactactacaacacagagaCTGGAG AGTCCAGCTGGGAAAGACCTGCAGATCTCCCTGACGGTGGTGAGTCTGGGTCTGGGCCCGGGCCCAGTGGAGAGACAGTGGGCCCCCCAGGGTTAGATGACCCATCTGCCCTGCAGCCAGAACCCCTCTCTGGGGaggacagctccaacagtaccaACGGAGCCGGGGAGAGAGAGGATTCCAAACAG AGTACACCGCCTTCagacaaggagggagaggatAAAGATGGTGAGGATGATGACGGGGGGAAGGGAGACGAAGGGGCCAAAGACACACTGGCAGCTGTGcctgaggagaaagaggagaggcctGCTGTTAAGAAGCCCAGAAAGACCAACCCTTACGGAGCCTGGGAGCAGATACAGGAAGTAGAAGAGCCTTA TGAGAAAGTGGACCTGCAGCTACCACAGGTGGAAGGAGCAGCTTGCGCCCCCGCGGAGCTGCCGCCTGAGCCCAAACCCAAGTTTAGGGAGCGTATCATCACCTCTCTGGGCGACGAGGGTGGCCCCGCGTCGGAAGCCGGGGCCACGTTCAGGAAGAGGAAAGCAGAGAACGGGAAATCCTCCAGGAGCCTGAGGCAACGGGGAGATGATGACTAA
- the LOC139414010 gene encoding SLAIN motif-containing protein 1-like → MDAAVMNPQIMTDVNGNSNAANAELEVKKLQELVRKLERQNEQLRTRANGCTGNPHILPPSPAYMAGSYCIPSPLPTLLCQSSLESFFPLDEPFEYLHSHYVDTALDTETDYMERTVLDEVDILDLDALFSIEDSEATWLYVSAKARLWGESPVTPLQWSRQVLDSPRTEVESARSLCLRLDQVHRWRGVFSSHSSPALPLRRVAGVSPLSASFSRSCSTPPPADRPASFSSPLHPLLHLSLTPVGTAERIPTFLPANHSANRSRSLRRFLLSPQSSMDSELSASELEDDSITQGYKLQDLVDVQVMARLQEDSLRQDYATTPTSINRRSASFSFLSLQHNGEADLEEEEDEEEYGQLPPPQPRLTRVGPTLQRGLSHSHTFSSIRDWRRSTTSLSSPSSPQYPSGGFSYQPPPPPQALASPTLSTYTPEQQGFRPGSDKLRRSMPNLFRAPSVPSPLSPANHIGSPSTLRNSLSFDSSNGLASRLQSSIPSPGQLQNRVQSVGNFQSLSRQPLKATAYVSPTVKGPVTMPTSTSLQSLSGIPTPAYANCEASCSGASRN, encoded by the exons ATGGATGCAGCAGTGATGAACCCCCAGATAATGACGGATGTCAACGGCAACAGCAATGCCGCGAACGCCGAACTGGAGGTGAAAAAGCTCCAAGAGCTGGTTCGGAAATTGGAGCGGCAAAATGAGCAATTGAGGACGCGGGCGAACGGTTGCACTGGCAACCCCCACATTCTGCCTCCCTCTCCGGCCTACATGGCCGGGAGCTACTGCATACCTAGTCCGTTACCGACGCTACTGTGCCAGTCTTCCTTGGAGTCATTCTTCCCGTTGGACGAACCGTTCGAATATTTACATTCGCATTATGTGGATACTGCTCTCGACACGGAGACTGATTATATGGAACGTACGGTTCTGGATGAGGTGGACATTCTGGACCTAGATGCTCTATTCTCTATTGAAGACTCTGAAGCTACCTG GCTGTATGTGTCAGCCAAGGCCCGGCTGTGGGGGGAGAGCCCTGTTACCCCCCTCCAATGGAGCAGACAGGTCCTGGACAGCCCCAGAACAGAGGTGGAGTCGGCCCGCTCACTGTGCCTCAGGTTGGACCAAG TCCATAGGTGGCGGGGGGTCTTCTCCAGCCACTCTTCCCCTGCCCTCCCCCTGAGACGTGTAGCTGGAGTGTCCCCCCTCAGTGCCTCGTTCTCCAGGTCCTGCTCCACCCCTCCGCCCGCTGACAGACctg cctcattctcctcacccctccatcctctcctccacctgtcaCTGACTCCTGTAGGGACGGCTGAGAGAATTCCCACATTCCTCCCAGCCAATCACTCAGCCAATCGCA GCCGCAGCCTCCGGCGGTTCCTCCTCAGCCCCCAGTCTTCCATGGACAGTGAGCTCAGTGCCTCCGAGCTGGAGGATGACTCCATCACGCAGGGATACAAGCTGCAGGACCTTGTTGACGTCCAGGTCATGGCTCGTCTGCAGGAGGACA GTCTTCGTCAGGACTACGCCACCACCCCCACCTCCATCAACCGCCGCAGCGCCagcttctccttcctctcccttcagcACAACGGCGAGGctgacctggaggaggaagaggatgaggaagagtaCGGGCAGCTACCGCCTCCCCAGCCCCGTCTGACCCGTGTGGGACCAACCCTGCAGCGCGGCCTCTCCCACTCCCACACCTTCTCCAGCATACGGGACTGGAGGAGGAGCACAACCAGCCTCTCCAGCCCCTCCAGCCCTCAGTACCCCTCTGGAGGATTCTCCTATcagcccccacccccaccccaggCCCTGGCCAGCCCCACACTCAGCACCTACACACCCGAACAACAGGGCTTCAGGCCTGGATCAG ATAAGCTGCGGAGGAGCATGCCCAACCTGTTCAGGGCTCCCAGTGTGCCTAGTCCACTGAGCCCAGCCAATCACATCggctctccctccacccttcGGAACAGTCTGAGCTTCGACTCGTCCAATGGGCTGGCCAGCAGGCTACAGTCCTCCA TCCCTTCACCCGGTCAGTTGCAGAACAGAGTCCAGAGTGTGGGGAACTTCCAGTCGTTGTCACGGCAACCCCTCAAAGCCACAGCCTACGTCAGCCCCACTGTGAAAGGGCCAGTTACCATGCCGACCTCCACCAGTCTGCAGTCCCTGAGCGGCATCCCTACGCCGGCATATGCGaactgtgaagctagctgtagcGGAGCTTCGAGAAACTAG